A single Candidatus Hydrogenedens sp. DNA region contains:
- the rfbC gene encoding dTDP-4-dehydrorhamnose 3,5-epimerase, giving the protein MIIKGIENSRLKGAILFKIGTFNDTRGFFTELYHLEELKKVGFHEDFVQDNLSKSQKGVLRGMHYQLDPHGMGKLVCCLSGKIYDVIVDLRKGSPTFGQWEGFHLSSDDLSLLWVPIGFAHGFLSQSDNTLVLYKCTSFYNMNAERSLSYACPHVAIQWPEEPLIISEKDKKAPTLEHAEYNFVYKEI; this is encoded by the coding sequence ATGATTATAAAAGGTATTGAAAATAGCAGGCTAAAAGGGGCTATTCTCTTTAAAATTGGTACCTTCAATGATACCCGTGGATTCTTCACCGAATTATATCATCTGGAAGAATTAAAAAAAGTAGGGTTTCATGAAGACTTTGTTCAAGACAATTTAAGTAAATCGCAAAAGGGCGTTTTGAGAGGCATGCACTACCAGTTAGACCCTCATGGTATGGGCAAACTTGTATGCTGTCTCTCAGGAAAAATATACGACGTTATTGTCGACCTACGAAAAGGTTCACCTACATTTGGACAATGGGAAGGGTTCCATTTATCTTCTGATGATTTGAGTTTACTTTGGGTCCCTATAGGTTTTGCTCATGGGTTTTTAAGTCAAAGTGATAATACACTCGTATTATACAAATGCACCTCGTTTTATAATATGAATGCAGAACGTTCTTTATCTTACGCGTGCCCACATGTAGCAATTCAATGGCCTGAAGAACCTTTAATCATCTCTGAAAAAGATAAAAAAGCACCTACACTCGAACATGCAGAATATAATTTCGTGTACAAAGAGATTTAA
- a CDS encoding glycoside hydrolase family 2 TIM barrel-domain containing protein: MFFELFVLILCVFIMLGMAENSNVEEWENPDIIGINKMPPHCTFMPFPSEELASTNDRTKSPYYMSLSGTWKFHWVPVPEQKPKDFHHVDFDDSNWTEIPVPSHPELFGYGKPIYTNIQYPFWPVNPPYIPHDDNPVSSYRRIFEVPEAWKGREIHLVFDGAMSALYVWVNGTFVGYSQDSMTPAEFDITPYLKEKENLLAVQVFRYCDGSYLEDQDKWRVSGIYRDVYLCALSDVHIDDYFFKTELSNNYQKATVSCDIQVRISKKDIKDVIIDIDVVDPSGKKVGTYSTEKINDVKHEDGTSHVHFKSQFDIENPYLWSAETPYLYQCFIRLHEKGKLADVYPQRLGIREVKIEKGVLYINGKQVKLKGVNRHEICAESVHVMSKEQMIEDLKIIKRHNINTVRTCHYPDQPMWYDLCDEWGLYIIDEANIESHGMGYELERTLGNKPEWEKAHVARVEAMVHRDKNHPCVIFWSLGNEAGSGCNFEACAKKVREIDSSRPVHYERMNEIADVHSEMYTPLWDMLKFVAHNPERAFFLCEYAHSMGNSTGNLQDYWDVIEAHKTLIGACIWDFADQGIKKPLPEEVAGKTGKKYFWAYGGDFGDKPNDGNFCCNGIVQPDRKPNPGLYEVRKVYQNIKVKPVDLQRGIVKVINNYGFINLKTFDWVWTLEEDGVPIQEGKLPSLSVPPQSECEVTIPFQKVNPVIGAEYRLLMEFKLKEPTLWADAGFTIAWEQLNLPWSNSSSKTQGVLQEEVKKYPIQIEKKNDVLSLKNEMFNLVFDWNKGLLTSYFAFGKPMITGEMIPNFWRPPTDNDRGNNMPWRLDVWKKSTYERTLLFRNINKIDDYNIEIRFGFELPAERSQLIIQYFVKNKGEVFIQYEFIPKGAELPEIPRIGMQTKVACDLQSVIWYGRGPHENYCDRKTGAPIREYALCAKEMFHHYVRPQENGNRTEVRWITLLDEKDNGMMIVGLQPMEFSIWHCSMEDIENSMHDYELPERDFQTLNIDYLQMGVGGDDSWGALPHEEYQIKPKKYQYSFVMLPIKAGSRNQFRELYRKYISEKF, from the coding sequence ATGTTTTTTGAACTTTTTGTTCTAATTTTATGTGTTTTTATCATGTTGGGTATGGCAGAAAATTCTAATGTGGAGGAATGGGAAAATCCTGATATTATTGGAATTAATAAAATGCCTCCACATTGCACGTTTATGCCATTTCCATCTGAGGAATTAGCATCTACAAATGATAGGACAAAATCGCCTTATTATATGTCATTATCTGGCACATGGAAGTTTCATTGGGTTCCCGTTCCTGAGCAGAAGCCTAAAGATTTTCATCATGTAGATTTTGATGATTCTAATTGGACGGAGATTCCTGTTCCTTCCCATCCAGAATTGTTTGGTTATGGTAAGCCGATATACACAAATATTCAATATCCATTCTGGCCTGTAAATCCTCCATATATACCGCATGATGATAATCCAGTATCTTCGTATCGTAGGATATTTGAGGTTCCAGAGGCATGGAAAGGTAGGGAAATTCATTTAGTATTTGATGGAGCAATGAGTGCTTTGTATGTATGGGTAAATGGGACATTTGTTGGGTATAGTCAGGACAGTATGACGCCTGCAGAATTTGATATTACGCCGTATTTGAAAGAAAAAGAAAATCTTCTTGCGGTTCAGGTATTTCGTTATTGTGATGGCAGTTATCTTGAAGATCAGGATAAATGGAGGGTAAGTGGAATCTATCGTGATGTATATCTCTGTGCTTTGTCAGATGTTCATATTGATGATTATTTTTTCAAAACGGAGTTGTCTAACAATTATCAGAAGGCTACGGTCTCATGCGACATTCAGGTTAGAATCTCTAAAAAGGATATAAAGGATGTTATTATTGACATTGATGTTGTAGACCCTTCAGGGAAAAAGGTGGGTACCTATTCTACGGAGAAGATTAATGACGTAAAACATGAAGATGGAACAAGCCATGTTCATTTTAAATCTCAATTTGATATAGAAAATCCGTATTTGTGGTCAGCTGAAACACCGTATTTATATCAGTGTTTTATCAGGCTACACGAAAAGGGCAAACTTGCTGATGTTTATCCACAACGACTCGGTATTCGTGAGGTAAAGATAGAAAAAGGGGTTCTTTATATTAATGGGAAGCAAGTAAAATTAAAGGGAGTAAACCGCCATGAGATTTGTGCGGAATCTGTTCATGTTATGTCGAAGGAGCAGATGATAGAGGATTTAAAAATAATCAAAAGGCATAATATTAATACTGTCCGTACATGTCATTATCCCGACCAGCCAATGTGGTATGACCTTTGTGATGAATGGGGATTATATATTATCGATGAAGCAAATATTGAGTCCCATGGGATGGGTTATGAATTGGAGAGAACATTAGGAAATAAACCTGAATGGGAGAAGGCACATGTTGCACGTGTTGAAGCGATGGTGCACCGTGATAAAAATCATCCATGTGTTATATTTTGGTCGTTGGGAAATGAAGCAGGTAGTGGATGTAACTTTGAAGCATGTGCGAAGAAGGTTCGCGAGATAGACTCATCACGTCCTGTTCATTATGAACGGATGAATGAAATAGCGGATGTCCATAGCGAGATGTACACGCCACTTTGGGATATGCTCAAATTTGTGGCTCATAATCCAGAGAGGGCATTTTTCCTTTGTGAGTATGCTCATTCTATGGGAAATAGCACAGGCAATTTGCAGGATTATTGGGATGTGATTGAAGCCCATAAGACATTAATAGGTGCTTGTATTTGGGATTTTGCTGACCAGGGGATTAAAAAGCCTTTGCCAGAAGAGGTGGCAGGCAAAACGGGGAAGAAATATTTCTGGGCGTATGGAGGTGATTTTGGGGATAAACCTAATGATGGAAATTTCTGCTGTAATGGAATAGTTCAACCTGACCGAAAACCGAATCCAGGGTTATATGAGGTTAGGAAGGTTTATCAGAATATAAAGGTGAAGCCAGTTGATTTACAGAGAGGAATTGTAAAGGTTATTAATAATTATGGGTTTATAAATTTAAAAACATTTGATTGGGTCTGGACACTTGAAGAAGACGGTGTCCCTATTCAAGAAGGAAAGTTACCTTCTCTTTCTGTGCCTCCGCAGTCCGAGTGTGAGGTTACTATTCCTTTCCAGAAAGTAAATCCTGTTATTGGGGCGGAGTATCGGCTTTTGATGGAATTTAAGTTGAAAGAACCAACTTTATGGGCAGATGCGGGCTTTACAATTGCGTGGGAACAACTGAATTTACCATGGTCAAACAGTAGTTCGAAAACTCAGGGTGTTTTACAAGAAGAAGTAAAGAAGTATCCTATTCAGATTGAAAAGAAGAATGATGTATTGTCGTTAAAGAATGAAATGTTTAATTTGGTGTTTGATTGGAATAAGGGATTATTGACGTCATACTTTGCTTTTGGCAAACCTATGATTACAGGGGAAATGATACCAAATTTCTGGAGACCTCCGACGGATAATGACCGTGGAAATAATATGCCATGGAGGCTTGATGTATGGAAAAAATCAACTTATGAACGGACGTTGTTGTTTAGGAATATTAATAAGATAGATGATTATAACATTGAAATTCGTTTTGGGTTTGAATTACCTGCGGAACGTTCTCAATTAATTATTCAGTATTTTGTGAAGAATAAAGGGGAGGTATTTATACAATATGAATTTATTCCTAAGGGGGCTGAATTGCCAGAAATACCGAGAATTGGAATGCAGACGAAAGTGGCTTGTGATTTGCAATCAGTTATTTGGTATGGGAGAGGACCCCATGAGAATTATTGTGACCGTAAAACAGGTGCACCTATTCGGGAATATGCGTTATGTGCAAAAGAGATGTTTCATCATTATGTGCGTCCTCAAGAAAATGGGAATCGGACAGAGGTTCGTTGGATAACACTGTTAGATGAGAAAGATAATGGGATGATGATAGTCGGATTGCAACCGATGGAGTTCAGTATATGGCATTGCTCCATGGAAGATATTGAAAATAGTATGCATGATTATGAATTGCCAGAAAGGGATTTTCAGACATTAAATATTGAT